A genomic stretch from Candidatus Delongbacteria bacterium includes:
- a CDS encoding adenosylcobalamin-dependent ribonucleoside-diphosphate reductase, with translation MLGMFSLQGKMRSAIGEDRSRDYEAVYRHIADEQAAGRLPVHEDYLGGNELAISVYSRKYYVKDLEGNPLEHSPEDVFRRVASFVAAIESNRPAMNEWGERFYTELHEGRFIPGGRVLAGAGDLFRLKTLANCFVSRIDEDSIDSIYQTAFQCARTYSYGGGIGVDVTPLRPRNAVVHNAADCSTGAVSFMELFSMTTGLIGQSGRRGALMLTIDVKHPDILDFIRVKKDPNWVTRQIVEQCRWSGRFSEPQLKEVEKQVAENTQVRFANISIKACDEFMAAVEEQKRYGESDWLVYRKQGLERKLSAPQDGDVHYSVGIPSRPLENYELAAHLTSLRDLREWTAQHCSGSLDEASLSDPARRDVYGDVLLRARAEDADFEYAIRQSGDFLLYFANKASGETRRLVKAREIWDVFVEGNYRTAEPGLIFWTTMSRFSPSNYVGRPIISTNPCAEVPLEDGGACNLGSLNLSRFVKDPYTDRAAVDWDQLASTTGILVRFLDNVVSWNERLNALGKQRAAASETRRLGLGIMGIADMLYQLGMPYDSEEAIELIGRLSAFITNVAYSTSSGLAAEKGASPVFDARRYLDCPFAQQALTPQTQAELAKNGLRNIAIMSIAPTGTISNIVLSFRAGKKNYIGVSGGVEPVFATHYTRRTESLDNQKFKVFHSTISAWIDMMGKNEEVARADKLEQVLPAFFFRTAHHVDPTRRVRIQSVIQRYIDHSISSTLNLPEDVQPEVISDIYLDAWRMGLKGVTVYRDGSRVPILSLDGKPTEFQRFRQRQFRLRVGDSEQLVAGDEILRLPDGTLSTPYHYLKFNGLSVEHVLQGGLFEEVNA, from the coding sequence ATGCTGGGCATGTTCTCGCTGCAGGGCAAGATGAGAAGCGCCATCGGTGAAGACCGGTCCCGGGACTACGAGGCCGTTTACCGTCACATTGCCGACGAGCAGGCCGCGGGGCGGCTGCCCGTCCACGAGGACTACCTCGGTGGCAACGAGCTGGCCATCAGCGTGTATTCACGCAAGTACTACGTGAAGGATCTGGAAGGCAATCCCCTCGAGCACTCACCCGAAGACGTCTTCCGCCGGGTCGCCTCCTTCGTGGCCGCCATCGAGAGCAATCGCCCCGCGATGAACGAATGGGGCGAGCGCTTCTACACCGAACTGCACGAAGGGCGTTTCATTCCGGGCGGCCGCGTGCTGGCCGGCGCGGGCGATCTCTTCCGCCTGAAGACCCTGGCCAACTGCTTCGTCTCACGCATCGATGAAGATTCCATCGACAGCATCTACCAGACGGCCTTCCAGTGCGCGCGCACCTACAGTTATGGGGGCGGCATCGGAGTGGACGTGACTCCCCTGCGCCCGCGCAACGCCGTGGTGCACAATGCGGCCGATTGCAGCACGGGTGCGGTGTCCTTCATGGAACTGTTCTCGATGACCACCGGCCTCATCGGCCAGAGTGGCCGTCGTGGTGCCCTGATGCTCACCATTGATGTCAAGCATCCCGACATCCTCGATTTCATCCGGGTCAAGAAGGACCCCAACTGGGTCACGCGGCAGATCGTCGAACAGTGCCGCTGGAGCGGCCGCTTCAGCGAGCCCCAGCTCAAGGAAGTGGAGAAGCAGGTCGCCGAGAACACCCAGGTGCGCTTCGCCAACATTTCCATCAAGGCCTGTGACGAGTTCATGGCCGCCGTGGAGGAGCAGAAGCGTTACGGCGAGAGCGACTGGCTCGTCTACCGCAAGCAGGGTCTCGAGCGCAAGCTCAGTGCGCCCCAGGACGGCGATGTGCATTACAGCGTGGGCATTCCCTCGCGCCCCCTCGAGAACTATGAGCTGGCGGCTCACCTCACCAGCCTGCGCGACCTGCGCGAATGGACAGCCCAGCACTGCAGCGGCAGTCTGGACGAAGCCAGCCTGAGCGATCCGGCCCGCCGGGATGTCTACGGCGACGTCCTGCTGCGTGCACGCGCCGAGGACGCCGACTTCGAGTATGCCATCCGCCAGAGCGGCGACTTCCTGCTCTATTTCGCCAACAAGGCCTCGGGTGAAACCCGGCGCCTGGTGAAGGCCCGCGAGATCTGGGACGTCTTCGTGGAAGGCAACTACCGCACGGCCGAACCCGGACTGATCTTCTGGACCACCATGAGCCGCTTCAGCCCCAGCAACTATGTGGGGCGGCCGATCATCAGCACCAATCCCTGCGCCGAGGTGCCGCTGGAAGACGGCGGAGCCTGCAATCTGGGCAGCCTGAACCTCTCGCGTTTCGTCAAGGATCCGTATACCGACCGGGCCGCCGTGGACTGGGACCAGCTGGCTTCCACCACCGGCATCCTGGTGCGCTTCCTGGACAACGTGGTCAGCTGGAACGAGCGCCTCAACGCGCTGGGCAAGCAACGGGCCGCCGCCAGTGAAACACGTCGGCTGGGGCTGGGCATCATGGGCATCGCCGACATGCTGTACCAGCTGGGCATGCCCTACGACAGCGAAGAAGCCATCGAGCTCATCGGCCGCCTGAGTGCCTTCATCACCAACGTGGCCTATTCCACCAGCAGTGGACTGGCCGCCGAGAAGGGCGCCAGCCCCGTGTTTGACGCACGCCGTTACCTCGACTGTCCCTTCGCCCAGCAGGCGCTCACGCCCCAGACCCAGGCCGAGCTGGCGAAGAACGGGCTGCGCAACATCGCCATCATGAGCATCGCACCCACCGGAACCATCTCGAACATCGTGCTCAGTTTCCGCGCGGGCAAGAAGAACTACATCGGTGTGAGCGGCGGCGTCGAACCGGTCTTCGCCACACATTACACACGGCGCACGGAAAGCCTGGACAACCAGAAGTTCAAGGTCTTCCATTCCACGATCAGTGCCTGGATTGACATGATGGGCAAGAACGAGGAAGTGGCCCGTGCCGACAAACTCGAGCAGGTACTGCCGGCCTTCTTCTTCCGCACGGCCCACCATGTGGACCCCACCCGCCGGGTGCGCATCCAGAGCGTGATCCAGCGTTACATCGACCACAGCATCAGCAGCACTCTCAACCTGCCCGAGGACGTACAGCCCGAAGTGATCAGCGACATCTATCTCGATGCCTGGCGCATGGGCCTGAAGGGAGTCACGGTGTATCGCGACGGCAGCCGGGTACCCATTCTCAGTCTGGATGGCAAGCCCACCGAATTCCAGCGCTTCCGCCAGCGTCAGTTCCGCCTGCGGGTCGGCGACAGCGAGCAGCTGGTGGCCGGCGACGAGATCCTGCGCCTGCCGGACGGCACCCTGAGCACTCCCTACCACTACCTGAAATTCAATGGCCTGAGCGTGGAGCACGTGCTCCAGGGCGGGCTCTTCGAGGAGGTGAACGCGTGA